One window of Cryobacterium arcticum genomic DNA carries:
- a CDS encoding DNA-3-methyladenine glycosylase family protein, with amino-acid sequence MIPEPTAEQTDAPVRNHLAADAGSAAAGYGGAAGHGGAAGHSGAAGTGPAADPQEAAADAADSSTVTTRYAPARPVDLAATMAPHCRGRGDPTCRTDASGIWRTQRTPLGPATLLLRQSAGGDIHAQAWGPGAAWCIDRVPALLGAEDDWSSLDLSAHPAIAEVRRRAPGVWLGSSGLVFESLIPAIIEQKVTVLEAHRAWYRLIRQHGEPAPGPAPTGMMVSPGPERWRLVPSWDWHRAGVDPRRSRTAVTVAAVAASLDRPVDAVTAGRRLQSLPGVGRWTAAEVTQRSHGDPDAVSVGDYHLAAQVGWALTGTPVDDDGMLELLEPFLGHRQRVVRLILGSGYRAPRHGPRMTIQDHRWH; translated from the coding sequence ATGATTCCCGAACCGACCGCCGAGCAGACGGATGCGCCCGTGCGCAACCACCTTGCAGCCGACGCCGGGAGCGCCGCCGCGGGGTACGGCGGCGCGGCAGGGCACGGCGGCGCAGCGGGGCACAGCGGCGCAGCGGGAACAGGGCCAGCGGCAGACCCGCAGGAGGCCGCGGCCGACGCAGCGGATTCCTCCACCGTGACCACACGGTACGCGCCCGCCCGTCCCGTTGACCTGGCCGCCACGATGGCACCGCACTGCCGCGGCCGGGGGGATCCCACCTGCCGCACCGACGCCTCGGGCATCTGGCGCACCCAGCGCACCCCGCTCGGACCGGCGACGCTGCTGCTCCGTCAGAGCGCCGGCGGCGACATCCACGCGCAGGCCTGGGGCCCGGGCGCCGCATGGTGCATCGACCGGGTGCCGGCCCTGCTCGGCGCAGAGGACGACTGGAGCAGCCTCGACCTGAGCGCGCATCCGGCCATCGCGGAGGTGCGCCGCCGGGCGCCCGGCGTGTGGCTGGGCAGCTCAGGGCTCGTGTTCGAGTCCCTCATCCCGGCGATCATCGAACAGAAGGTGACCGTGCTGGAGGCGCACCGCGCCTGGTACCGGCTCATCCGGCAGCACGGCGAACCGGCTCCAGGGCCGGCGCCCACGGGCATGATGGTCTCGCCCGGCCCCGAACGCTGGCGGCTCGTGCCGTCGTGGGACTGGCACCGCGCCGGCGTCGACCCGCGGCGCTCGCGCACGGCCGTCACGGTCGCCGCCGTCGCGGCATCCCTCGACCGCCCGGTCGACGCCGTCACCGCCGGGCGCCGGCTGCAGTCGCTGCCGGGCGTCGGCCGGTGGACGGCCGCCGAGGTCACCCAGCGCTCGCACGGCGACCCGGATGCGGTGAGCGTCGGCGACTACCACCTCGCCGCCCAGGTGGGCTGGGCCCTCACCGGCACACCCGTCGACGACGACGGCATGCTCGAGTTGCTCGAACCCTTCCTCGGCCACCGGCAACGGGTGGTGCGGCTCATCCTGGGCAGCGGGTACCGGGCACCCCGCCACGGCCCGCGGATGACCATCCAGGACCACCGCTGGCACTGA